The DNA window tcagtggtagagtgtgaggcactgggtttgattctcggcaccacatacaaataagtaaattttttcatcaacaactaataaaaatattttttttaaaaaaaaaccagcgTTTTGTAATTACTGTGTGGATTCCTGGCATATGCCAACCATTGAAAACATTTCTGTTTAATGAGTTTTCTGGCATATAATGAGATGACTCAAATTGAGTTTCTCTTTTATATGATTTTGTTGCTATTCCCTGTGAATTAACTTTTGAGAGAAATTTTCTGATATGAAATGCATCAATATGTTTCTCATCTGCATGAGTTCTCTGATGCATAATAAGTTGTGACTTCCAACAAAAGGCTTTCCCACACTCAGAGCATTTGCAAGGTTTCTCTCCTGTATGTGTCTCTGGTGTGCACTGAGAATTGACTTCTGAGAGAAGGTCTTTCCACATTCAGTGCATCCATTGGGCTTCTCTCCTGAGTGAGTTCTCTGATGTACAATAAGCTGAGATTGCCTAATGAAGTCTTTATCACACTCACTACACTCATAGGGTTTCTCTCGTATGTGCATTCTCTGATGTATGACAAGCTGTAATTTCCCACTGAAGAACTTCTTACACTGATTGCATTTATAAGGGTTTTGCCCTACATGAGTTCACTCATGTACAAGGAGTAGTGACTTCCAaatgaaggctttcccacattcacTACATGCATATGGTTTCTTTCCTGAATGAGTCTGCATATGTATAATGAGATATGACCTGCTgctgaaggctttcccacatttgCTACATACATAGGGTTTTTCGCCTGCATGAGTTTGCTGATGTGCAATGAGCTGGTCTTTCCTATTAAAAGTTTTCCCACATTCCCTGCATTCAAAGGGTTTTTCTCCTGTATGAATTCTATGATGCAAAATTAACCATAAATGGAAAGTAAAGGACTTCCCACATTCAGTGCAGGCATGTGGCTTCtctcctgtgtgtgtgtctgcgtgTGTATAATGAGGTAGGACTTACTCCTGAAAGCCTTGCTACATTCATTGCACACATAAGGTTTCACTCCTGTATGACTTCTCTGATGCACAATGAGCTGTGACTTCAAACTGAAGGCTCATTACACCCATAGGGCTTTACTCCAGTGTGTACCACCTAATGTACAATGAGCTGTGACTTGAATGTGAAGGCTTTCCCACTGTCAGTACAGACATGGGTTTCTCTCCTGTGTGAGTTCTCTGATGTACCATAAGATTTGACTTTATATTGAAGGCTTTCTGACATTCACTGCATTCATATGGTTTCTCTCctgtgtgaattttttttttattttttttttagagagagagagagagagaaaattttaatatttattttttagtttttggcagacacaacatctttgtttgtatgtggtgctgaggatcgaacccgggcaacacgcatgccaggcaagcatgctaccacttgagccacatccccagaccctgtGTGAGTTTTTTGATGTATAATGAGCTGTGACTTCAAACCAAAAGCTTTCCCACATTCATCACACCCATAGGGTTTCTGTCCTGCATGACTTCTCTGGTGTAAAATGAGCTGGTATTTCcaactgaaggctttcccacattcatGGCATTCATAGGGGCTCTCTCCTGTGTGAATCCCCTGGTGTATAATGAGTTGTGAATTAAAACTGAAGGCCCTCCCACAACTACTGCACTCATGGAGTTTCTCTCCTGTGTATGTCCGCATGTGTATAATGAGGTAGGACTTTCTCCTAAAGGCCTTCCCACACTCATTACATCCATATGGTTTCACTCCTGTGTAACTTCTCTGATGCACAATGAGCTGTGACTTCAAACTGAAGACTTTCCCACACTCATTACAACCACAGGGCTTTACTCCGGTGTGTACCCCCTTATGTACAATGAGCTGTGACTTGAATGTGAAGGCTTTCCCACAGTCAGTACagacatagggcttctctcctgtgTGAGTTTTCTGATATACCATAAGATTTGACTTTGTATTGAAGGCTTTCTTACATTCACTGCATTCATATGGTTTCTGTCCTATGTGAATTCTTTGATGTATAATGAGCTGTGACTTCAAACCAAAAGCTTTCCCACATTCATCACACCCATAGGGTTTCTGTCCTGCATGACTTCTCTGGTGTAGAATGAGCTAGTCTTTTCTTTTGCAGACATATTCCCACATTCACAACATTCATGAGGATTGCTGCCTGTATGAATCCTCTGATGTGTGACATGTTGTGGAGTGAAACCAAAAGCTTTCCCATATTCACAGCTTTCATATAGTTTCTCTCCTATGTAGGTTTTATGGCATACAATGAAGTATGCCTTACTACTGAAGTCCTTCCCACATCcactgcattcacagattttcccttCCACAGGAGTTTGCTGATGCACTACAAAGTATGACCTGCTGCTATAGGCTTTCTCCCCATGATGCACCTGCTGGCAAATAAGTGGTGACTTCTTGTTCAGTTTTCCTGATTTGTTATTTTCATATTATGtaattccagtaacagtttgctcatgcttagaataaaataataattcccTCTGTATGTGAAACCCATTAGGATTATTTCCAGCATAATTAGTATCATAGTTCATAATTAGTATATCATAGTTCAACATCTTTCCATGTGTGCCACAGTTATGAATATTGTCTTTAAGTATAACTTGTACTGAGAAGACACAATTCTCCAAATGAAGTACATTCAAAGCTTTTTGCCACGCTTCCCACCTTGCCTTGGTTCTCCTGTTACCTCTCTGTATGATCACTAATTTCCCAGATTTTGTCTAGAAGTGAAAATAATTAGTCATGTTATAAATAACAACATGATCCTGGTATGGTATACAACTGTATTAAAATTACCATGTCATAAGATTTTTAGTTTCAGACATCAGATCTTAAAAGAGAGATCAACTGCTATAAGAAACTAACAACAAATAAAGATGGTTTTGAATTCCAAGTTTTGTATAATGTAACAAAAACAAATCCGCTCAAGGAACAGTGAGCATAATATAAAGAAGTTGTATGGGATCTTTAAGCATTagtttcattcaacaaatactgtATACATTTTATGTACCAAACATTGTGCTAAGCTCTGTAGAAATGGCAGAGAGCATTGCAAGTTAGCTCATAATCCCTTTGGGAATAATGTCCCACAGAACACCTAGATCACATGGACCATCATCATGAAGCTACTTAGGATAAGGAGCGGTTCTTAAAGACTCCCAGAGGaacaacaaaacaaagtttcataCAATGGACCAAAAATTAAAGTGGCATCAGACCTCTCATTAGTAGTGTTTGAAGACAGAAAACAGAACAATTGACAATACTGAGAGTGAAAATATTGTCAGATACACAAGGCTCAAAGTGTCTATCACATGCACCCTTTCTCAGGAAGGAAGTGCTACTGAAGGAAGTGCTTCAATAACATATACCAAGAAGCCAGGCAATGTGGCACATGTATATAACTCCAgcaactggggagactgaggcaggaggatcagaaggaccagcctcagtaacatagcaagactgaaaaagaaattaggaaaactatctcattcacaatatcctaaaaaataatatgaaatacctGAGAATAAATGTAATGAAGGAATAGAAGAACCTCTACCATAGAAGAAGGGGattgaagggttgagggagagggagaaaaaatGAGATAAGGGACAATGGAATAAATCTGATCTAACCTTCCTATGCATATTTATGAATACATTACAGTGACTCACCATTATGTACATCCACaaaacactaatttaaaaataaactgtgAACAAAGAGCAGACAAATCAGTAGACTAGagcaaagggaaagggagagggaaaggatgCTGCCCCCGACCTGCACGGGGAGCTGAAGTTAAGGTCGCCTGTGTGAATTTCTAGGTacaccaaataaaacacagacacacatttTACCTTAAAACAAGCTTCTGGATGGCTTCTCCGctctctgcctcaggctccccaaatgggaaagcaagagaaagtcatgagaggctggtgagagagagagagagagagagagagagagagaacgttcagaagtgggcttttattgggggaACTCTTGTTCTTTGAAAGTTCTATCCAAAAAAGGCCAGAAGGGGCAGGGTTACAAGGAACAGGTTAGTGTAATTCAACCTCAGGGGTGACACCTACATCTGAAGACACACCTTCTACTTTTTGATCTGGGACAACGCCCAAGTCACCAAGAAATGAAGTGATTGGTCAGAAGGCATGAgtcattcagagtggctccccacaaAAGGGTAAATACTTGGCAGTGAGTTATAGCAAAATATATTCCTTGCTTTTATTATTTGGTCAAAATTAACCCCAATGTTATGTATAGTTAATATGAACCCAAAATGGACTAAGAAGGTTTTAAAAGTTACAACACATGAGCAGGGGagttgctcagtggtggagcacttgcctaccatgcacaaggtcctgggctccatccccagcagtacgtacaacacacatacacacacacacacacacacacacacacacacacacctcagagTTACAACATACAAGAATAaaggag is part of the Callospermophilus lateralis isolate mCalLat2 chromosome 1, mCalLat2.hap1, whole genome shotgun sequence genome and encodes:
- the Znf268 gene encoding LOW QUALITY PROTEIN: zinc finger protein 268 (The sequence of the model RefSeq protein was modified relative to this genomic sequence to represent the inferred CDS: inserted 3 bases in 3 codons; deleted 2 bases in 1 codon; substituted 2 bases at 2 genomic stop codons): MVYQKTHTGEKPYVCTDCGKAFTFKSQLIVHKGVHTGVKPCGCNECGKVFSLKSQLIVHQRSYTGVKPYGCNECGKAFRRKSYLIIHMRTYTGEKLHECSSCGRAFSFNSQLIIHQGIHTGESPYECHECGKAFSWKYQLILHQRSHAGQKPYGCDECGKAFEIHTGEKPYECSECQKAFNIKSNLMVHQRTHTGEKPMXCTDSGKAFTFKSQLIVHXVVHTGVKPYGCNEXFSLKSQLIVHQRSHTGVKPYVCNECSKAFRSKSYLIIHTQTHTGEKPHACTECGKSFTFHLWLILHHRIHTGEKPFECRECGKTFNRKDQLIAHQQTHAGEKPYVCSKCGKAFSSRSYLIIHMQTHSGKKPYACSECGKAFIWKSLLLVHEXTHVGQNPYKCNQCKKFFSGKLQLVIHQRMHIREKPYECSECDKDFIRQSQLIVHQRTHSGEKPNGCTECGKTFSQKSILSAHQXTHTGEKPCKCSECGKAFCWKSQLIMHQRTHADEKHIDAFHIRKFLSKTSTWGGAGLPHLASSCSGVAGQLARLPAPVSL